Proteins encoded together in one Arvicanthis niloticus isolate mArvNil1 chromosome 7, mArvNil1.pat.X, whole genome shotgun sequence window:
- the Drd5 gene encoding D(1B) dopamine receptor, with product MLPSGRNGTAHWARLGLQRQLAQVDAPGGSAAPLGPAQVITAGLLTLLIVWTLLGNVLVCAAIVRSRHLRAKMTNIFIESLAVSDLFVALLVMPWKAVAEVAGYWPFGAFCDVWVAFDIMCSTASILNLCIISVDRYWAISRPFRYERKMTQRVALVMVALAWTLSILISFIPVQLNWHRDKAGSQGREGLLSNGTPWEEGWELEGRTENCDSSLNRTYAISSSLISFYIPVAIMIVTYTRIYRIAQVQIRRISSLERAAEHAQSCRSRGACEPDPSLRASIKKETKVFKTLSVIMGVFVCCWLPFFILNCMVPFCSSGDAQGTRTGFLCVSETTFDIFVWFGWANSSLNPIIYAFNADFRKVFAQLLGCSHLCFRTPVQTVNISNELISYNQDTVFHREIAAAYVHMIPNVVSSGDREVGEEEEAEEEGPFDHMSQISPTTPDGDLAAECVWELDCEEEVSLGKISPLTPNCLHKTA from the coding sequence ATGCTGCCCTCTGGGCGCAATGGCACCGCACATTGGGCTCGGCTGGGGTTGCAGAGGCAACTGGCCCAGGTGGACGCCCCCGGGGGCTCGGCAGCCCCGCTGGGACCCGCGCAGGTGATCACAGCTGGCCTCCTGACTCTTCTAATTGTCTGGACCTTGCTCGGCAACGTACTAGTGTGTGCTGCCATCGTCCGCAGCCGCCACCTGCGCGCCAAAATGACCAACATCTTCATCGAATCCCTGGCCGTCTCAGACCTCTTCGTGGCATTGTTGGTCATGCCCTGGAAGGCCGTGGCTGAGGTGGCTGGGTACTGGCCCTTTGGGGCATTCTGCGACGTCTGGGTGGCCTTTGACATCATGTGCTCCACTGCCTCCATCCTGAATCTATGTATCATCAGCGTTGACCGTTACTGGGCTATTTCCAGACCCTTCCGCTATGAGCGCAAGATGACCCAGCGTGTAGCCCTGGTCATGGTGGCCCTGGCCTGGACCTTGTCCATCCTCATCTCCTTCATCCCGGTCCAACTCAATTGGCATAGAGACAAGGCAGGCTCCCAGGGCCGAGAGGGCCTGCTGTCCAATGGGACACCCTGGGAGGAAGGCTGGGAGCTAGAAGGGAGAACGGAGAATTGTGACTCCAGCCTGAACCGAACCTATGCCATCTCCTCGTCGCTCATCAGCTTCTACATCCCGGTGGCCATCATGATCGTGACCTACACACGCATCTACCGCATTGCACAGGTGCAGATCCGCCGGATCTCCTCCCTAGAGAGGGCAGCTGAGCATGCTCAGAGTTGCCGGAGCCGTGGGGCCTGCGAACCTGACCCCAGCTTGCGAGCGTCCATCAAGAAGGAGACCAAGGTCTTCAAAACTCTGTCAGTGATCATGGGGGTCTTCGTGTGCTGCTGGTTGCCTTTCTTCATCCTGAACTGTATGGTTCCTTTCTGCAGCAGTGGAGATGCCCAGGGCACAAGGACTGGCTTCCTTTGTGTCAGCGAGACCACCTTCGACATATTCGTCTGGTTTGGCTGGGCCAATTCCTCTCTCAACCCCATCATCTATGCCTTTAATGCAGATTTCCGGAAGGTGTTTGCCCAGCTGCTGGGGTGCAGCCACCTCTGCTTCCGGACCCCAGTGCAGACGGTAAACATCAGCAATGAACTCATCTCCTACAACCAAGACACGGTCTTCCACAGGGAGATCGCTGCTGCCTATGTCCACATGATCCCAAATGTGGTGTCCTCTggagacagggaggtgggagaggaggaggaggcggaggaggaggggCCTTTCGATCATATGTCTCAAATCTCACCAACGACCCCAGACGGTGACCTGGCTGCCGAGTGTGTCTGGGAGCTTGATTGTGAGGAGGAGGTTTCCTTAGGCAAAATCTCACCTCTCACCCCCAATTGTCTCCATAAAACTGCTTAG